In Romeriopsis navalis LEGE 11480, the DNA window ACGAGCGGCTATTATAGGAAAGGTTAAATCGCAAGAGGCAATTTCTGTGGGTTTTGGTACTCCACTCAGTCTGGTCATTGGACTAATCTTGATCTCCGGCGGACTCGTCCTATTTTTCTTAGGCAATTTCCGACCGGACCTGAAACGAGATTCCGACAGTATCTATGGTGTGCTCGGCATTCTCGCTGGTATCTTAGGTGTCGTCTCGTTTAATAAAGACATCGTGCCATCGATCGAACAGCTGTTGCTGGCGGGGATGTGTATCTTTCTGATGTGGGAAAATATCCAAAATCGCACGCCCAATCCGGATGCGAAACGCAGTTTTTCTGGCGATGGTCGTCGGGATGATGATCGTGCGCCTAGCCGTCGTCCGTACCGGGCAGAGCGCGCTCCGGAATATGATGAATTTGCTCCACCACCGCGTAGTAATGCCGGACTGCGTGGTGAGTATGAAGGGGCGGCTGGCTATGGCCGTAATGACGGTTATCAAGACCGTAGTTTGC includes these proteins:
- a CDS encoding Ycf66 family protein, translated to MGFGTPLSLVIGLILISGGLVLFFLGNFRPDLKRDSDSIYGVLGILAGILGVVSFNKDIVPSIEQLLLAGMCIFLMWENIQNRTPNPDAKRSFSGDGRRDDDRAPSRRPYRAERAPEYDEFAPPPRSNAGLRGEYEGAAGYGRNDGYQDRSL